In Paenacidovorax monticola, the genomic window CGACGCAGCCTGGGGCCTGCCCGCACGCACGGCTGCGTATGATTGGCTGCCATGAGCAGCCCCCAGCCCCAAACACGCCTCCCATCCATCCACCGCACGCGCATCAAGATCTGCGGCCTGACGCGCGAGCAGGACGTGGATGCCGCCGTGGCGGCCGGTGCCGATGCCGTGGGCTTCGTGCTCTACGCGCCCAGCCCGCGTGCCGTGACGCCCCAGCGCGCCGCCGAACTGGCACGCCGGCTGCCGCCCTTCGTCACGCCGGTGCTGCTCGTGGTCAATGAGATCGCTACCAATGTGATAGCAGCCTGCGCGCAAGTACCGGGCGCCATCGTGCAATTCCACGGAGACGAAACGCCCGATGAGTGCTGGGCCGCCACGGGCGGCGGCGCGCGCCCCTACCTGCGCGCCGCACGCATTCCGCTGGGCGACGGCGCGGCCCGCTTCGACCTCGTAGAATATGCCCAGCAACATTCTCGCGCCCAGGCCATCCTGCTCGACGCCCATGTCGAGGGCTATGGCGGCGGCGGCAAGGCATTCAATTGGTCACTCCTACCACCAAGCGTCGGCTCTCACCTCGTTTTGTCTGGTGGACTCACGCCTGCAAACGTGACCGATGGCATTTTGCAAGTGCGGCCGCGTTGCCCGACGCTGGCCGTTGATGTCAGCTCGGGCGTAGAGGCGGAGGGCCCTGACGGCCGTCCCGTCAAGGGCGTCAAGGACGCCGAAAAGATCTATCGCTTCGTCGCCGCCGTGCGTGCGGCCGATGCCCAACTTGCAAAGAACATCCATGTCGACCTACCAGCAACCTGATGCCTCGGGCCATTTCGGCCCTTACGGCGGCAGCTTCGCCAGCGAAACGCTGACCCACGCGCTCACCGAGTTGCGCGAAGCCTATGCGCGTTACCAGAACGATCCCGCATTCCTCGCCGAATTCCGCTACGAGCTGGCCCATTTCGTGGGTCGCCCCTCGCCGGTCTACCACGCCGCGCGCACCAGCCGCGAGATGGGCGGCGCGCAGATCTACCTCAAGCGCGAAGACCTGAACCACACCGGCGCGCACAAGATCAACAACGTGATCGGCCAGGCCATGCTCGCCAAGCGCATGGGCAAGCCGCGCATCATTGCCGAAACCGGCGCGGGCCAGCACGGCGTGGCCACGGCCACGATCTGCGCGCGCTACGGCCTGGAGTGCGTGGTCTACATGGGTGCCGAGGACGTGAAGCGCCAGAGCCCCAACGTCTACCGCATGAAGCTGCTGGGCGCCACCGTGGTGCCCGTGGAGTCGGGCAGCAAGACGCTCAAGGACGCGCTCAACGAGGCCATGCGCGACTGGGTGGCCAACGTGGACAACACCTTCTACATCATCGGCACGGTGGCGGGCCCCCACCCCTACCCGATGATGGTGCGTGACTTCCAAAGCGTGATCGGCGAAGAGTGCCTCACGCAGATGCCCGCCATGCTCGCCGAGCAGAAGATCGCGGCCGAGCAGCCCGATGCCGTGATCGCCTGCGTGGGCGGCGGCAGCAACGCCATGGGGATCTTCTACCCCTACATCCCGTTCGAGAAGACCCGCCTGATCGGCGTGGAAGCCGCGGGCGAAGGCCTGGACAGCGGCAAGCACTCGGCCAGCCTGCAGCGCGGCAGCAGCGGCGTGCTGCACGGCAACCGCACCTACATCCTGCAGGATGAAAACGGACAGATCACCGAGACGCACAGCATCAGCGCAGGCCTGGACTACCCCGGCGTGGGCCCCGAGCACGCCTGGCTGCAGGACATCGGCCGC contains:
- a CDS encoding phosphoribosylanthranilate isomerase, translated to MSSPQPQTRLPSIHRTRIKICGLTREQDVDAAVAAGADAVGFVLYAPSPRAVTPQRAAELARRLPPFVTPVLLVVNEIATNVIAACAQVPGAIVQFHGDETPDECWAATGGGARPYLRAARIPLGDGAARFDLVEYAQQHSRAQAILLDAHVEGYGGGGKAFNWSLLPPSVGSHLVLSGGLTPANVTDGILQVRPRCPTLAVDVSSGVEAEGPDGRPVKGVKDAEKIYRFVAAVRAADAQLAKNIHVDLPAT
- the trpB gene encoding tryptophan synthase subunit beta is translated as MSTYQQPDASGHFGPYGGSFASETLTHALTELREAYARYQNDPAFLAEFRYELAHFVGRPSPVYHAARTSREMGGAQIYLKREDLNHTGAHKINNVIGQAMLAKRMGKPRIIAETGAGQHGVATATICARYGLECVVYMGAEDVKRQSPNVYRMKLLGATVVPVESGSKTLKDALNEAMRDWVANVDNTFYIIGTVAGPHPYPMMVRDFQSVIGEECLTQMPAMLAEQKIAAEQPDAVIACVGGGSNAMGIFYPYIPFEKTRLIGVEAAGEGLDSGKHSASLQRGSSGVLHGNRTYILQDENGQITETHSISAGLDYPGVGPEHAWLQDIGRAQYVGITDKEALEAFHYLCRTEGIIPALESSHAVAYALQLAKTMRPDQSILVNLSGRGDKDIGTVADLSGVDFYDRPSMRGLTVKGGPAA